Proteins from a genomic interval of Equus quagga isolate Etosha38 chromosome 13, UCLA_HA_Equagga_1.0, whole genome shotgun sequence:
- the C13H19orf12 gene encoding protein C19orf12 homolog isoform X1 translates to MLPPRPAEMPILVEDVMQLLCSISEERKMKAAFKHSGRGALVTGAVAFVGGLVGGPPGLAVGGAVGGLLGAWMTSGQFRPIPQIIMELPPAEQQKLFNEAAAVVRHLEWTDAVQLTALVLGSEALQERLLAVLVNYVTKELRAEVRYDD, encoded by the exons ATGCTTCCTCCGAGGCCTGCCGAGATGCCTATCCTGGTGGAAGACGTCATGCAGCTGCTCTGCTCCATTTCTGAGGAGAGGAAGATGAAGGCAGCCTTCAAACACTCAGGGAGGGGCGCCCTGGTCACAGGAGCTGTGGCCTTCGTTGGTGGTTTAGTTGGTGGCCCACCGGGACTAGCCGTTG GGGGCGCCGTCGGGGGCCTGTTAGGGGCCTGGATGACGAGCGGGCAGTTTAGGCCCATCCCACAGATCATAATGGAGCTGCCGCCGGCCGAGCAGCAGAAGCTCTTTAATGAAGCCGCGGCCGTCGTCAGGCACCTGGAGTGGACGGATGCCGTGCAGCTGACCGCGCTGGTCCTGGGCAGCGAGGCCCTGCAGGAGCGCCTGCTGGCCGTGCTGGTGAACTATGTCACCAAGGAGCTCCGGGCCGAGGTTCGCTACGACGACTAG
- the C13H19orf12 gene encoding protein C19orf12 homolog isoform X2: MPILVEDVMQLLCSISEERKMKAAFKHSGRGALVTGAVAFVGGLVGGPPGLAVGGAVGGLLGAWMTSGQFRPIPQIIMELPPAEQQKLFNEAAAVVRHLEWTDAVQLTALVLGSEALQERLLAVLVNYVTKELRAEVRYDD; this comes from the exons ATGCCTATCCTGGTGGAAGACGTCATGCAGCTGCTCTGCTCCATTTCTGAGGAGAGGAAGATGAAGGCAGCCTTCAAACACTCAGGGAGGGGCGCCCTGGTCACAGGAGCTGTGGCCTTCGTTGGTGGTTTAGTTGGTGGCCCACCGGGACTAGCCGTTG GGGGCGCCGTCGGGGGCCTGTTAGGGGCCTGGATGACGAGCGGGCAGTTTAGGCCCATCCCACAGATCATAATGGAGCTGCCGCCGGCCGAGCAGCAGAAGCTCTTTAATGAAGCCGCGGCCGTCGTCAGGCACCTGGAGTGGACGGATGCCGTGCAGCTGACCGCGCTGGTCCTGGGCAGCGAGGCCCTGCAGGAGCGCCTGCTGGCCGTGCTGGTGAACTATGTCACCAAGGAGCTCCGGGCCGAGGTTCGCTACGACGACTAG